The following coding sequences lie in one Chondrocystis sp. NIES-4102 genomic window:
- a CDS encoding cation efflux system protein involved in nickel and cobalt tolerance: MKPVRLVSSILSVGLLISAPTIVLAHAGHGDEFQSEGGIGRVPVNNETDQMLHILVEPIAPAPDGSSAVMIPATALVDADGKQLVFVKNNDFYEPVTVTTGATQRELIEVTQGLTVGENLVTQGGLSLYAESRKTQSSLEPIISPQTNNAHAQADAQGIPHSHDNAGNLVESGKLPLGLFAAIGGGAVLVIGGFGALALGGDRGKKKRSLSNQTSKRGGF; this comes from the coding sequence ATGAAACCCGTTCGACTTGTTAGTTCTATTCTGTCTGTCGGTTTATTAATTAGTGCGCCTACTATTGTGTTAGCTCACGCGGGGCATGGCGATGAATTTCAGTCAGAAGGCGGGATTGGGCGCGTACCAGTTAATAATGAAACCGACCAAATGCTACATATCTTAGTCGAACCGATTGCTCCAGCCCCAGATGGTAGTTCTGCCGTTATGATTCCCGCTACAGCCTTGGTGGATGCCGATGGTAAACAGTTAGTTTTTGTGAAAAATAACGATTTTTACGAACCCGTGACAGTTACCACTGGGGCGACTCAGAGAGAATTAATTGAAGTGACTCAAGGTTTGACGGTGGGGGAGAATCTCGTAACCCAAGGCGGTTTATCTCTTTATGCTGAATCACGAAAAACCCAGTCTAGTCTGGAGCCAATTATCTCGCCCCAAACCAATAACGCTCATGCTCAAGCAGATGCTCAAGGAATTCCTCATAGCCATGATAATGCGGGCAATCTCGTCGAGTCGGGTAAATTGCCTTTAGGATTATTCGCTGCCATTGGTGGAGGAGCGGTACTGGTAATCGGAGGATTTGGAGCGCTCGCTCTTGGAGGAGACAGGGGCAAAAAGAAACGTTCTTTGTCTAATCAAACTAGCAAGAGAGGAGGGTTCTAA
- a CDS encoding two-component sensor histidine kinase produces the protein MNGHHLFRRSRIRLAFWYAFVMGTILSLSGLGMYRAMVRVKWASLEREIESIAGTLHDSLEPMLPVSEAPTPVLQQIFPDLCLTGQFCNLKPTLIPRHTIGIGDRDLYYLRLFDHYGKLLAFSPNQPAQLPQTLNSAQWQTFKSAKRTSHGLEATSSPVSSGIRYHQFTIILHSANTHHLATGNSSHPSWGYLQIGRTLETYDSEVKQIQLILAVGFPIALGLVAVSSWYLAGLAMQPIYQSYQQQQQFTANAAHELRSPLASLLATVEAILRLPPTHQQDVSSMLQRVERQGRRLSHLITDLLLLVSLEQDSSPKPFQTCCLNDLIADLSEELSELATASNIHLTSQVPHFEIYVLGNESQLYRLVSNLIANAIQYTSTGGSVQVSLSQSDHNAILAIEDTGMGISSTEQSRIFERFYRVNSDRSRQTGGTGLGLAIASAIAHRHQGHLKVNSELGKGSVFTIYLPCIH, from the coding sequence ATGAACGGTCATCACCTATTTCGCCGTAGCCGTATCCGTTTGGCATTCTGGTATGCCTTCGTGATGGGAACAATTTTAAGTCTGTCTGGGTTGGGTATGTATCGGGCAATGGTTCGGGTTAAATGGGCATCTCTAGAACGGGAAATCGAGTCGATCGCGGGAACGCTGCACGATAGCTTAGAACCTATGTTACCCGTCTCAGAAGCCCCCACGCCAGTTTTGCAGCAGATTTTTCCTGACTTGTGTTTGACTGGGCAATTTTGTAACCTCAAACCCACCCTAATTCCACGACATACCATCGGCATCGGCGATCGCGACCTTTACTATCTTCGTCTGTTCGACCATTACGGTAAACTGTTGGCTTTTTCTCCCAATCAACCTGCACAACTGCCCCAAACTCTCAATTCTGCTCAGTGGCAAACATTTAAGAGTGCCAAACGGACATCTCACGGGCTGGAGGCAACCTCCAGCCCCGTGTCCTCCGGTATTCGCTATCACCAGTTCACCATAATTTTACACAGTGCCAATACCCATCATCTTGCCACTGGGAATAGCTCTCATCCATCCTGGGGCTATCTGCAAATTGGACGAACCTTAGAAACCTATGATTCTGAAGTCAAACAAATACAATTGATTCTAGCGGTTGGGTTTCCCATTGCTCTGGGCTTGGTTGCCGTCTCCAGTTGGTATCTTGCGGGGTTAGCGATGCAGCCGATTTATCAATCTTATCAACAACAGCAACAGTTCACTGCCAATGCTGCCCATGAACTGCGATCGCCCTTAGCTAGTCTTCTGGCAACAGTGGAGGCAATCTTACGGCTGCCACCAACCCATCAACAGGATGTATCCTCAATGCTTCAGAGGGTTGAACGACAGGGACGACGCTTGAGTCACTTAATCACCGACTTACTCTTGCTCGTCAGCTTGGAGCAGGATTCCTCCCCAAAACCATTTCAGACCTGCTGCTTGAACGATTTGATTGCCGATCTAAGCGAGGAATTATCCGAACTGGCAACAGCCTCAAACATTCACCTGACGAGTCAAGTTCCCCATTTCGAGATTTATGTTTTAGGTAATGAATCACAACTTTATCGTTTAGTCTCTAATTTAATTGCCAATGCCATTCAGTACACCTCTACTGGAGGTTCTGTGCAAGTAAGTTTGTCCCAGAGCGATCATAATGCTATCCTCGCGATCGAGGATACTGGGATGGGAATTTCATCGACCGAACAAAGCCGAATTTTTGAACGCTTCTATCGCGTGAATAGCGATCGCTCCCGCCAAACTGGTGGCACGGGATTGGGACTGGCAATTGCCAGTGCGATCGCCCATCGTCATCAAGGGCATTTAAAAGTTAACAGCGAATTAGGTAAGGGCAGTGTCTTCACCATCTATCTTCCCTGTATTCATTGA
- a CDS encoding cation-efflux system membrane protein yields the protein MIPIKSDRYKKIPLEESKTQTLKLLWIVLCLRSGLFLAELITGFRVHSLSLIALSGHLFVDLIAIAIALVAAWLVEDSTQNKLLLKPQQIEAIAALLNGLILLAVAGSILWGITHNFQASASGTGLPMLAISALGLLVKGINASLLYEESHHNLNVRGVFFHAIADGVSSFGLLVAAIAILYLNWLWADTVASFLVVIFMLVSAFSLLKDSLHTIN from the coding sequence ATGATACCAATCAAGAGCGATCGCTATAAGAAAATACCTTTAGAAGAATCTAAAACTCAAACACTGAAATTATTATGGATTGTTTTATGTCTGCGAAGCGGATTATTTTTAGCTGAGTTAATTACGGGATTTCGAGTACATAGTTTATCCCTAATCGCTTTATCTGGTCATCTTTTTGTCGATTTAATTGCGATCGCTATTGCTCTAGTTGCTGCTTGGTTAGTTGAAGATTCTACTCAAAATAAGTTACTACTAAAACCTCAGCAAATTGAGGCTATAGCTGCCTTACTGAACGGCTTGATTCTCTTAGCAGTAGCAGGATCGATTCTGTGGGGAATCACGCATAATTTTCAGGCTTCTGCCTCTGGAACTGGTTTACCGATGCTAGCAATATCAGCATTGGGGCTTTTAGTTAAAGGGATAAATGCCAGTTTGCTTTACGAAGAAAGTCACCATAATTTGAACGTGCGAGGCGTATTTTTTCATGCGATCGCCGATGGTGTAAGTTCGTTTGGATTACTTGTAGCAGCAATAGCTATTTTATATTTAAACTGGCTTTGGGCAGATACGGTAGCAAGTTTTTTAGTAGTAATTTTCATGCTTGTTAGTGCCTTTTCCCTACTCAAAGATAGTCTTCACACTATTAACTAA
- the nrsB gene encoding cation efflux system protein involved in nickel and cobalt tolerance — MKPRQIISSILAVGLVVGAPTIVLAHAGHGDEFQSEGGIGRVQVKAETDQMLGIVVEPIAPASDGSSAVMIPVIALVDADGQQLVFVKNNDFYEPVTVTTGATQGELIEVTQGLTVGQNIVTQGGLSLYSESKKTK; from the coding sequence ATGAAACCCAGGCAAATTATTAGTTCCATTCTCGCTGTCGGTTTGGTAGTTGGTGCGCCTACTATTGTGTTAGCTCACGCGGGGCATGGCGATGAATTTCAGTCAGAAGGCGGGATTGGGCGCGTACAGGTTAAGGCTGAAACCGACCAAATGTTGGGCATTGTAGTCGAGCCGATTGCTCCAGCTTCAGATGGTAGTTCTGCCGTGATGATTCCCGTTATCGCTTTGGTGGATGCCGATGGTCAACAATTGGTTTTTGTGAAAAATAACGATTTTTACGAGCCAGTGACAGTTACCACTGGGGCAACTCAAGGGGAACTGATCGAAGTTACTCAAGGTTTGACGGTGGGGCAGAATATCGTCACCCAAGGCGGTTTATCTCTTTATTCTGAATCAAAGAAAACCAAATAA
- the ziaA_2 gene encoding zinc-transporting P-type ATPase — protein sequence MSDKHSAGCCATHENHNHQGHDHSHEHGEFNLRREIVPLGISLVLFFIGLIFNQPLHDTPGAIAEYAVLIPAYLISGWTVLTSAGRNILRGKIFDENFLMTIATLGAIAIHELPEGVAVMLFFQIGELFQGFAVGRSRRSIKSLLEVRPDKANLVIDGVIREIAPEKVKVGDTIIIKPGEKVPLDGEILSGSSQVDTSALTGESVPRTVREGDTILAGVINQTGSLTVRVTKLFAESSIAKILDLVENASSKKAPTEKFITRFARYYTPIVVFLSLAVAILPPLFIPGATSQQWVYRALVLLVISCPCGLVISIPLGYFGGVGGAAKRGILVKGSTFLDALTDVKTVIFDKTGTLTEGVFQVTQISPYNGYSKTEILTIAAIAESQSNHPVARSIMEAYDGAIAESDVTDYEEIPGHGISAKVREMSVLAGNDRLLHRANIEHDTCNVEGTVVHLAIDGKYAGYILIADRIKEDAQEAIAQLKQVGVTQTVMLTGDNRVVAQNVADKLGLDTYKAELLPEEKVEAIEQYLRKSDKKSKVAFVGDGINDAPVIARADVGIAMGALGSDAAIETADVVLMTDAPSKVTEAIGVARKTHSIVWQNIILAMVVKALFILLGAVGIATLWEAVFADVGVALLAILNASRVLK from the coding sequence ATGTCAGATAAACATTCTGCTGGTTGCTGTGCGACCCATGAAAATCATAACCATCAAGGTCATGACCACAGCCACGAACATGGTGAGTTCAATTTACGTCGAGAGATTGTCCCCCTTGGTATTTCTCTAGTTCTATTTTTCATTGGATTAATTTTTAACCAGCCTTTGCACGATACTCCTGGGGCGATCGCGGAGTATGCAGTTTTGATTCCCGCTTACCTGATAAGTGGCTGGACTGTTTTAACTAGTGCGGGGCGTAATATTCTGCGGGGTAAAATCTTTGATGAAAACTTCTTAATGACCATTGCTACTTTAGGGGCGATCGCGATTCACGAATTGCCCGAAGGTGTAGCAGTAATGCTGTTTTTCCAGATCGGAGAATTGTTTCAAGGATTCGCTGTCGGGCGATCGCGCAGATCGATTAAGTCATTGTTAGAAGTACGTCCAGATAAAGCAAATTTAGTTATTGATGGGGTAATTAGAGAAATTGCGCCAGAGAAAGTAAAAGTCGGAGATACCATTATTATCAAGCCAGGGGAAAAAGTTCCTTTAGATGGAGAGATCTTATCGGGAAGTTCGCAGGTAGATACTTCGGCACTTACGGGTGAATCAGTACCCCGCACGGTAAGAGAAGGGGATACAATCTTAGCTGGAGTAATTAACCAAACGGGTAGTTTAACGGTTCGAGTTACCAAACTGTTTGCCGAATCGTCCATTGCTAAAATTCTAGATTTGGTAGAAAACGCTAGCAGTAAAAAAGCCCCGACAGAAAAATTTATTACTCGCTTTGCCCGTTACTATACTCCCATCGTAGTTTTTCTCTCTCTAGCAGTTGCCATCTTGCCGCCCTTATTCATTCCTGGTGCGACTAGCCAACAGTGGGTTTATCGAGCGTTGGTTTTATTAGTTATTTCCTGTCCCTGCGGATTAGTTATCAGTATTCCCCTGGGTTACTTTGGTGGAGTTGGTGGTGCAGCTAAAAGAGGAATTTTAGTTAAAGGTTCGACTTTCCTCGATGCCTTAACCGATGTCAAAACGGTGATTTTTGATAAAACTGGAACGTTAACTGAAGGGGTCTTTCAAGTAACTCAAATATCACCTTATAACGGCTATAGCAAAACAGAAATACTTACTATTGCTGCGATCGCCGAATCTCAATCCAATCATCCCGTAGCGCGATCGATTATGGAAGCTTACGATGGTGCGATCGCCGAATCTGATGTCACTGATTATGAAGAAATACCAGGACACGGTATTAGTGCCAAAGTCAGAGAGATGTCAGTATTGGCAGGAAACGATCGCCTCTTGCATCGAGCCAATATCGAGCATGACACTTGCAATGTTGAAGGTACAGTAGTTCATTTGGCAATAGACGGTAAATATGCAGGATATATCTTAATTGCCGACAGAATTAAGGAAGATGCTCAAGAAGCGATCGCCCAATTAAAACAAGTAGGGGTAACTCAAACTGTAATGTTGACGGGAGATAATCGAGTTGTGGCTCAAAATGTTGCCGATAAACTCGGTTTAGATACCTATAAAGCAGAATTACTACCAGAAGAAAAGGTAGAAGCGATCGAGCAGTATCTTCGTAAGTCAGATAAAAAAAGTAAAGTGGCTTTTGTCGGAGACGGGATTAATGACGCACCCGTAATTGCTAGAGCCGATGTGGGAATAGCGATGGGTGCTTTAGGTTCGGATGCAGCCATTGAAACTGCTGACGTAGTACTAATGACTGATGCCCCGTCAAAAGTAACAGAAGCAATAGGTGTTGCTCGTAAAACTCACTCGATTGTCTGGCAGAATATCATTCTGGCAATGGTAGTCAAAGCCCTGTTTATTTTACTAGGAGCAGTTGGCATAGCAACTCTTTGGGAAGCGGTGTTTGCCGATGTGGGAGTAGCACTGTTAGCGATTCTTAATGCCAGTCGGGTTTTGAAATAG
- a CDS encoding tetratricopeptide TPR_2 repeat protein: MHPLLSSPLKLSLVNRKLLMQVKLLIFKLVLLNGIVGVILPVNAHSPNETLEQWQADLEVNRLLSQGKELVEQGKLAEALNAYQHVISLERENPQVFSAIGYLQAVRGNFSAAASAFQKAIALESDNAYFYYGLAYSLASSQAHAEAANAYNQTIKLNPNLVNAHLGLAVVLLRQQNYDDALDAFVRVTTLAPDNILAYRTMGTILLQKEQFTKAIEVLQRAAELAPSDSAIQLELGIAWLNLNNIPKAIAAFERAAEFNPEDGKIHFQIGRIFQLEGHTESALAEYRKTASREPDLVAARKAIADILLEQQDYLMAIVEHRQVISLAPKDAKSYYHLGLALKERKRNQEAITAFQQALNLYKQQGNTKQVEEIKIILDDLRE; encoded by the coding sequence ATGCATCCTCTTTTATCTTCACCTCTAAAATTATCCCTCGTTAATCGAAAACTACTAATGCAGGTGAAACTACTAATATTTAAGCTCGTTCTCTTGAATGGAATAGTCGGGGTAATTTTACCTGTTAATGCTCATTCACCTAATGAAACTCTAGAACAATGGCAAGCAGATCTAGAAGTCAATCGGCTTTTAAGTCAAGGCAAAGAATTGGTAGAACAGGGTAAACTGGCTGAGGCTTTGAATGCTTACCAGCACGTAATTAGTTTAGAACGAGAAAATCCGCAAGTCTTTTCGGCAATCGGTTATTTACAAGCGGTTCGAGGTAACTTTTCCGCAGCAGCAAGTGCTTTCCAAAAAGCGATCGCTCTAGAAAGTGACAATGCTTATTTTTATTACGGACTGGCATATAGCCTCGCTAGTTCTCAAGCTCATGCTGAAGCTGCCAATGCTTACAATCAAACCATCAAACTCAATCCGAATCTGGTAAATGCTCATTTAGGTTTGGCAGTGGTGCTGCTACGCCAACAAAACTACGATGATGCGTTGGATGCTTTTGTAAGAGTAACTACCCTCGCACCAGATAATATCCTCGCCTATCGCACAATGGGAACAATTCTACTCCAGAAAGAACAGTTTACTAAGGCGATCGAGGTTTTACAGCGAGCAGCCGAACTTGCTCCCTCTGACAGTGCAATTCAACTTGAATTGGGAATTGCTTGGTTAAATCTAAACAATATCCCTAAAGCCATAGCAGCTTTTGAACGGGCTGCCGAGTTTAATCCTGAAGATGGCAAGATTCATTTTCAGATTGGCAGAATTTTTCAGCTAGAAGGCCATACAGAATCCGCGTTAGCCGAGTATCGTAAAACAGCAAGCCGAGAACCCGATCTTGTTGCAGCCAGAAAAGCGATCGCCGATATTCTTTTAGAACAGCAAGATTACCTAATGGCGATCGTCGAACATCGTCAGGTGATTTCCCTCGCCCCAAAGGATGCTAAGTCTTATTATCACCTCGGACTGGCATTAAAAGAAAGAAAACGTAATCAAGAAGCCATTACCGCCTTCCAACAAGCTTTAAACCTCTATAAACAGCAGGGTAATACCAAGCAAGTAGAAGAGATAAAAATTATTTTAGATGACTTACGAGAATAG
- a CDS encoding NAD(P)H dehydrogenase (quinone), translating to MKLLEIQSSARQQGSISRLLSQEFIATWKTYHPAIAHKQRDVGSQPPAHVTELWTKANYLAPEERSSEMIAVLQESENLIEELLWADYLLLGVPMYNFSVPSALKAYLDNIVRINRTFTFDPQSYSFQGMVINKKVLVITPSAGDFTPGTPLETMNFCETYLRSQISFIGIIVINQSEFSLSTQDQNLLLEQFMMAWDYL from the coding sequence ATGAAACTGCTGGAAATACAATCAAGTGCGCGTCAACAAGGCTCTATTTCTCGTCTTCTCAGTCAAGAATTTATCGCAACCTGGAAAACCTATCATCCAGCGATCGCACACAAACAAAGAGATGTAGGAAGTCAACCACCTGCTCATGTTACCGAACTTTGGACAAAAGCTAACTATCTTGCTCCAGAAGAACGTTCTTCAGAAATGATTGCAGTTTTGCAGGAGTCGGAAAATTTAATTGAAGAATTGCTGTGGGCAGATTATTTATTACTTGGTGTTCCCATGTACAATTTTAGTGTGCCTTCTGCCCTAAAAGCTTATCTAGATAATATCGTGCGGATTAATCGCACCTTTACCTTCGATCCACAAAGTTATTCTTTTCAAGGAATGGTAATTAACAAAAAAGTTTTGGTTATTACTCCTAGTGCTGGTGATTTTACTCCTGGTACACCTTTGGAAACTATGAATTTTTGTGAAACTTATTTGCGATCGCAAATAAGTTTTATTGGCATTATTGTAATTAATCAATCTGAATTTAGTTTATCTACTCAAGATCAAAATCTACTACTCGAACAGTTTATGATGGCTTGGGATTATTTATAG
- a CDS encoding two-component response regulator, producing the protein MRILLVEDEEDLALAIKQVLIGEKYVVDWVPDGIQAWDCLEYQWTDYTVAIIDWLLPELSGLELCQRLRAHQNHLPVLMLTALGQPENRVTGLDAGADDYLVKPFVMEELLARLRALQRRSPQFMPPTLTIGEFSLDYANNTLSVGTNSPSQMIPLTNKEFQILAYLMQNPNRIIPGSKIRHQLWELEEEPISNVVAAQMRLLRRKLANYGCDCPIETIPSRGYRFNSSR; encoded by the coding sequence ATGCGAATTCTACTAGTGGAAGATGAAGAAGATTTAGCACTAGCAATTAAGCAAGTGCTGATCGGCGAGAAATATGTAGTAGACTGGGTGCCAGATGGAATTCAAGCCTGGGACTGTTTGGAATACCAGTGGACGGATTACACCGTAGCGATTATCGATTGGCTACTTCCTGAACTGTCAGGATTAGAGCTATGCCAGCGACTCAGAGCGCATCAAAATCATTTACCCGTACTGATGCTCACCGCCTTGGGTCAGCCTGAAAACCGCGTGACAGGTCTAGATGCTGGGGCAGATGATTACTTAGTCAAACCATTTGTCATGGAAGAATTACTGGCGCGGTTGAGAGCTTTGCAAAGGCGATCGCCACAATTTATGCCCCCAACCCTGACCATCGGCGAATTTTCCCTAGATTATGCTAATAATACCCTGAGTGTTGGGACAAATTCACCATCTCAAATGATTCCTTTGACTAATAAAGAATTTCAAATCCTGGCATATCTGATGCAAAACCCCAACCGCATCATTCCAGGTAGCAAAATTCGGCATCAACTTTGGGAGCTTGAAGAAGAACCCATCAGTAATGTAGTGGCAGCTCAAATGCGATTGCTGCGTCGTAAGCTAGCCAACTATGGCTGCGACTGTCCCATTGAAACAATTCCCAGTCGGGGTTATCGCTTCAATTCATCCCGATGA
- a CDS encoding vitamin K epoxide reductase yields the protein MIRRQRSIPWIHRYYRPIMAGIATIGAVGTGYLTVVKLTEGAAACSTGGCDVVLSSPYATVFDLPLTLFGFLGYLSMIIFAIAPLLLTSPEKKQLRASLKQWTSWFLFLGGTAMVVFSSYLMYLLAFVIKALCIYCIASALFSACLFILSIIGRDWEDLGQLLFTGVMVTILVLVGTLGVYANVNNPRVETTNGYAISTTSGAAELDLAQHLKQIDAKMYGAFTCPHCQNQKQLFGKDAAAQLNYIECHPQGENSQTDLCMKANIQGFPTWEIKGKMYQGEKTLAELADLSGYQGDRNFKNSSEEGH from the coding sequence ATGATACGTCGTCAGCGTTCTATTCCTTGGATTCATCGCTATTATCGTCCAATTATGGCAGGAATAGCTACTATTGGTGCGGTAGGCACAGGTTATTTAACAGTAGTTAAACTAACCGAAGGAGCAGCAGCTTGTTCTACAGGAGGTTGCGATGTGGTGCTATCGAGTCCTTATGCCACTGTTTTTGATTTACCCTTAACTCTATTTGGTTTTTTAGGGTATTTGAGCATGATTATCTTTGCGATCGCGCCTCTTTTGCTAACTTCTCCAGAGAAAAAGCAACTACGCGCCAGTTTGAAGCAGTGGACGAGTTGGTTTCTGTTTCTGGGTGGAACGGCAATGGTAGTGTTTAGTAGTTATTTAATGTATTTACTTGCCTTTGTCATCAAAGCTCTTTGTATTTACTGTATTGCTTCGGCTTTGTTTTCAGCTTGTCTGTTTATTTTGTCCATTATTGGTCGCGATTGGGAAGATCTCGGACAACTTTTGTTTACGGGAGTTATGGTAACGATCTTAGTTTTGGTAGGAACGTTGGGGGTGTATGCCAATGTCAATAATCCTCGTGTTGAAACTACCAACGGCTATGCTATTTCTACTACTTCTGGTGCTGCGGAACTCGATCTAGCACAACATTTAAAGCAAATTGATGCAAAAATGTATGGGGCTTTTACCTGTCCTCATTGTCAGAATCAAAAACAGTTATTTGGTAAAGATGCAGCAGCCCAATTGAATTATATTGAGTGCCATCCCCAGGGAGAAAATTCCCAAACTGACCTTTGTATGAAAGCGAATATTCAAGGTTTTCCTACCTGGGAAATTAAAGGAAAAATGTATCAAGGAGAAAAAACTTTAGCAGAGTTAGCAGATTTATCTGGCTATCAAGGCGATCGCAATTTTAAAAATAGTTCCGAAGAGGGACATTAG